One window of Nymphaea colorata isolate Beijing-Zhang1983 chromosome 11, ASM883128v2, whole genome shotgun sequence genomic DNA carries:
- the LOC116264335 gene encoding probable secretory pathway GDP dissociation inhibitor 1 yields the protein MEDPGLRTCIFLKFGEFKKYCGKRLKMKVTKSEIDTYLKDILIKHDDNGDEDSFSILQWWKDKESKYQILSQIARDLLSIPITSVASEKAFSAGGRIVNDSHSSLMPKTVEALFSVLMSSVHDSCLCEELLYEEVAVIVARGRDDSFSSFGFLRFRSPSGIYCSWNRYGCELAVAEELGLEMAIRSYVKVPLIAARCNDSNHATAVDHASYSANAFARLSAAYGGTYMLNKPECKVEFDESGNAFGVTSEGETAKCKKVVCDPSYLPNKVKRVGKVARAICIMNHLIPNTNDSHSVQVILPQKQLERKSDM from the exons ATGGAAGACCCAGGCTTG CGAActtgtattttcttgaaatttggagagTTCAAGAAATATTGCGGGAAAAGGTTGAAAATGAAG gtcaCCAAATCTGAGATAGACACATATTTGAAGGACATATTGATTAAGCATGATGATAATGGTGATGAAGATTCTTTCAGTATTTTGCAATGGTGGAAGGATAAGGAATCTAAGTATCAAATTCTTTCACAAATAGCACGTGATCTGTTGTCAATTCCAAtaacttctgttgcttcagAAAAAGCATTTAGTGCAGGAGGTCGAATTGTTAATGATAGTCATAGTTCATTGATGCCAAAAACAGTTGaagctttg TTTTCTGTTTTGATGTCAAGTGTTCATGACTCATGCTTGTGTGAAGAGCTTCTATATGAA GAGGTGGCTGTTATTGTGGCTAGAGGAAGGGATGattcattttcaagttttggtTTCTTGAGA TTCAGAAGTCCATCAGGGATCTACTGTTCTTGGAATCGCTATGGTTGTGAACTTGCGGTGGCTGAGGAATTGGGACTTGAGATGGCAATTCGCTCATATGTGAAAG TTCCCCTTATTGCAGCTCGTTGCAATGACAGCAACCATGCTACAGCTGTTGACCATGCCAGCTATTCTGCTAAT GCATTTGCTCGTCTAAGTGCTGCGTATGGGGGAACCTACATGCTGAACAAGCCTGAGTGCAAG GTGGAATTTGATGAAAGTGGAAATGCTTTTGGCGTGACATCTGAAGGTGAAACTGCTAAGTGCAAGAAAGTTGTATGCGATCCATCTTATTTACCAAACAAG gTTAAAAGGGTTGGGAAGGTTGCCCGGGCTATTTGTATAATGAATCATCTCATTCCAAATACAAATGATTCACACTCAGTACAAGTTATTCTGCCTCAGAAACAACTTGAACGCAAATCAGACATGTAG
- the LOC116264460 gene encoding 17.1 kDa class II heat shock protein-like has protein sequence MDVLMVEQPLLSTLNQLLSAPDEMEKQLNAPARSYVRDTRAMSSTPADVKEYPSSYVFVLDMPGLKSGEIKVQIEEGNVLNISGERKREEQRQQKKEKEAEVKYLRMERRVGKFMRKFNLPKNANADAISAEYQDGVLTVTVQKLPPPEPKKPKIIEVKVA, from the coding sequence ATGGATGTGCTGATGGTGGAGCAGCCGCTGCTGTCGACGCTCAACCAGCTGCTGAGCGCCCCGGACGAGATGGAGAAGCAGCTGAACGCGCCCGCCCGCAGCTACGTGCGCGATACCCGGGCCATGTCCTCCACGCCTGCCGATGTCAAGGAGTACCCTTCCTCCTACGTCTTCGTCCTCGACATGCCGGGGCTCAAGTCCGGCGAAATCAAGGTCCAGATCGAGGAAGGGAATGTCCTCAACATCAGCGgcgagaggaagagggaagagcAACGGCAacaaaagaaggagaaggaggcgGAGGTGAAGTACTTGAGGATGGAGCGCAGGGTGGGGAAGTTCATGAGGAAATTCAACCTGCCCAAGAACGCCAATGCCGACGCCATCTCGGCGGAGTACCAGGACGGCGTGCTCACTGTGACGGTGCAGAAGCTGCCGCCTCCTGAACCCAAGAAACCCAAGATCATCGAGGTCAAGGTGGCTTGA
- the LOC116264495 gene encoding 17.1 kDa class II heat shock protein-like, with product MDVLMAEQPLVSTLNQLLSVPEEMEKLLNAPTRSYVRDTKAMASTPADIKEYPSSYVFVLDMPGVKSGEINVQIEEGNVLSISGERKREEQEEQHKEKEKEEAEVKYLRMERRVGKLMRKFNLPKNANVDAISAEYRDGVLTVAVQKLPPPEPKKPKTIEIKVA from the coding sequence ATGGATGTGCTGATGGCGGAGCAACCGCTTGTATCGACGCTCAACCAGCTGCTGAGCGTCCCGGAAGAGATGGAGAAGCTGCTGAACGCGCCCACCCGCAGCTACGTGCGCGACACCAAGGCCATGGCCTCCACGCCTGCCGACATCAAGGAGTATCCTTCCTCCTACGTCTTCGTCCTCGACATGCCCGGGGTCAAGTCCGGCGAAATCAATGTCCAGATCGAGGAGGGGAATGTCCTCAGCATCAGCGgcgagaggaagagggaggagcaAGAGGAACAACacaaggagaaggaaaaggaggaggcGGAGGTGAAGTACTTGAGGATGGAACGCAGGGTGGGAAAGCTCATGAGGAAATTTAACCTGCCCAAGAACGCCAATGTCGATGCCATCTCTGCCGAGTATCGGGACGGCGTGCTCACCGTGGCGGTGCAGAAATTGCCGCCTCCTGAGCCCAAGAAGCCCAAGACCATCGAAATTAAGGTGGCTTGA
- the LOC116264461 gene encoding 17.1 kDa class II heat shock protein-like, translating to MEFTFDQPLLSTVQSLLSVPDEMEKLLNAPTRSYVQDTKAMAYTPADVKEYPSSFVFVLDMPGLKAEDIKVQIENGNVLSISGERKRDEHPRQKEKEKEKEEAEAKYLRMERRVGKLMRKFTLPENANADAISAVCQDGVLTVTVPKVPPPEPKKPKTIEVKVA from the coding sequence atggaattcACATTCGATCAACCGCTGCTGTCGACTGTGCAATCGCTTCTGAGCGTTCCAGATGAGATGGAGAAGTTGTTGAACGCGCCCACACGCAGCTATGTGCAGGACACCAAGGCCATGGCCTACACTCCGGCCGACGTGAAGGAGTATCCCTCCTCCTTCGTCTTCGTTCTCGACATGCCGGGACTCAAGGCTGAGGATATCAAGGTCCAGATCGAGAACGGCAATGTCCTCAGCATCAGCGGCGAGAGGAAAAGGGATGAGCATCCGCGacagaaggagaaggagaaagaaaaggaagaagcgGAGGCTAAGTACTTGAGGATGGAGCGCAGGGTGGGGAAGTTGATGAGGAAGTTCACGCTGCCGGAGAACGCCAACGCCGACGCCATCTCCGCCGTTTGCCAGGACGGAGTGCTCACCGTGACCGTGCCTAAGGTGCCGCCACCTGAGCCTAAGAAGCCTAAGACCATCGAGGTCAAGGTGGCTTGA